One genomic region from Artemia franciscana chromosome 17, ASM3288406v1, whole genome shotgun sequence encodes:
- the LOC136037985 gene encoding WASH complex subunit 4-like produces the protein MDVESLGATTKEQLLHKFGNLALDFSHDCWKHTTTNSSYKGLKILQVSDPRQECSDLFLLAHTDHEVSHKIMLVFTSLCMEMSKLTRTLQNIYLYEVLLFGEGVEADCPDEDLIECVSLFIPQPLELQSFINRCHIVIEQVERQIEAFYTAPNLGFETKGVHLKT, from the exons CCACCACAAAAGAACAACTTTTACACAAGTTTGGGAATTTGGCCTTGGATTTCAGCCATGATTGCTGGAAGCACACAACAACGAATTCAAGCTACAAGGGACTGAAGATCCTACAAGTTTCG GATCCAAGGCAAGAATGCAGTGATTTGTTTCTATTGGCACATACAGATCACGAAGTATCTCATAAAATTATGCTGGTATTCACAAGTCTTTGTATGGAGATGTCAAAGTTGACCAGaacattacaaaatatttatttgtatgaAGTACTTCTTTTTGGTGAAG GGGTTGAAGCAGATTGCCCTGATGAAGATTTGATTGAATGCGTGTCCTTGTTCATTCCGCAGCCTTTAGAGCTTCAGTCGTTCATTAATAGATGTCACATTGTCATTGAACAAGTCGAAAGACAAATTGAGGCTTTTTATACTGCACCAAACCTTGGATTTGAAACGAAAGGTGTTCACTTAAAG ACTTAA